Proteins encoded together in one Lathyrus oleraceus cultivar Zhongwan6 chromosome 5, CAAS_Psat_ZW6_1.0, whole genome shotgun sequence window:
- the LOC127087495 gene encoding phospholipase D alpha 1 has product MVLLHLLHGKLDVTIYEVDSLQTLRGFSFDIGNKGTYTNTGKKILSQLKNCIMCQCQFQPENIIGMGLYATVDLDKARVGRTRMINNQPFNPKWNENFHIYSAHSISNVIFTVKQDNPIGATLIGRAYVPAEQLIYGNTVNTWAQILDVNQKPIHGGSKIHVQIKFSHAKNDPNWSQGLKSSTFQGVPHTFFKQKNGCQITLYQDAHVLDGSLPSIPLDGGERYVPGKCWEDVYNAINDAKHFICITGWSVYTEITLIRDRNKSTRTSITLGELLKKKANEGVNVLMLVWDDRTSVPDFKKDGLMATHDQETNEYFRNTNVHCVLCPRNPGVGRSIVQGFETSTMFTHHQKTIIVDSRVVGSARWNKRAITSFVGGIDLCDGRYDTVEHPLFSTLNTVHHDDFHQPNFPGSSIKKGGPREPWHDIHCKLEGSVAWDVLCNFEQRWEKQVGKQLVPLPSSMLSEYGITRVTNVATTNENNSWNVQLFRSIDGGAASGFPQDPREACEKGLVSGKDNIIDRSIQDAYINAIRRAKNFIYIENQYFLGSSYGWKSSDIKVEDIGALHLIPKELSLKIVSKIEAVERFSVYIVIPMWPEGVPESASVQAILDWQRRTMEMMYSDIAEALQRKGIRANPRDYLTFFCLGNREGKKMNEYSPPEAPEADSDYSRAQNSRRFMIYVHAKMMIVDDEYIIIGSANINQRSMDGARDSEIAIGAFQPHHIATNNRPPKGQIYAFRRSLWYEHLGDIGDTSFFENPESLNCIQLVNRFAQTNWELYSKDAFDEHTTFHHLMRYPIQVANNGAITILPGFEYFPDTKARILGSKSEYLPPILTT; this is encoded by the exons ATGGTGTTGTTGCACTTGCTGCATGGGAAGCTTGATGTCACTATATATGAGGTCGATTCATTACAAACACTTCGAGGATTCAGTTTCGATATCGGTAACAAGGGAACTTATACAAACACGGGGAAGAAAATTCTGTCACAGCTCAAAAATTGCATTATGTGTCAATGCCAATTCCAGCCAGAG AACATTATTGGGATGGGCCTATATGCAACAGTTGATTTGGACAAAGCAAGAGTTGGAAGAACTAGGATGATAAATAACCAACCCTTCAACCCTAAATGGAATGAAAACTTTCACATTTACTCAGCTCATTCAATCTCCAATGTTATATTCACTGTCAAACAAGATAACCCCATTGGTGCAACTCTAATTGGAAGAGCTTATGTTCCAGCTGAGCAACTCATATATGGAAACACAGTGAACACATGGGCTCAAATATTAGATGTGAATCAAAAGCCTATACATGGTGGTTCCAAAATCCATGTTCAAATCAAATTCTCACATGCTAAGAATGATCCAAACTGGTCACAAGGACTAAAGAGTTCAACATTTCAAGGGGTTCCTCACACTTTCTTTAAACAAAAAAATGGCTGCCAAATAACTCTTTACCAAGATGCACATGTTCTAGATGGTTCTCTTCCGTCTATTCCGTTAGACGGGGGAGAACGCTACGTGCCGGGAAAGTGTTGGGAAGATGTTTACAATGCTATTAATGATGCTAAACATTTTATCTGCATAACTGGTTGGTCTGTATATACTGAAATTACATTGATTAGAGATCGAAACAAGTCAACGAGAACAAGCATCACACTTGGAGAGCTTCTCAAGAAGAAAGCGAATGAAGGTGTTAATGTTCTTATGCTTGTTTGGGATGACAGGACTTCTGTTCCAGATTTTAAGAAAGATGGTTTGATGGCAACTCATGATCAAGAAACGAATGAGTATTTCAGAAACACAAATGTGCATTGTGTTTTGTGTCCGCGTAATCCCGGTGTTGGAAGAAGTATAGTTCAAGGCTTTGAAACTTCAACAATGTTCACTCATCATCAGAAGACTATAATTGTTGACAGTAGAGTTGTTGGTTCTGCACGATGGAATAAGAGAGCAATCACTAGTTTTGTTGGTGGGATTGATCTTTGTGATGGAAGATATGATACCGTGGAACATCCTTTGTTTTCAACTTTGAATACAGTTCATCATGATGATTTTCATCAACCGAATTTTCCAGGTTCTTCGATTAAGAAAGGCGGTCCGAGAGAGCCGTGGCACGATATTCACTGTAAGCTGGAAGGATCTGTTGCATGGGATGTGTTGTGCAATTTTGAGCAAAGATGGGAGAAGCAAGTTGGGAAGCAATTAGTTCCACTACCTTCAAGCATGCTCAGTGAATATGGTATTACTCGGGTAACGAATGTTGCAACGACAAATGAAAACAACTCATGGAATGTTCAGCTGTTTAGATCGATCGATGGTGGTGCTGCTTCCGGCTTCCCTCAAGATCCAAGAGAAGCTTGTGAAAAAGGTCTTGTTAGTGGAAAAGATAACATCATTGATAGAAGCATTCAAGACGCGTACATAAACGCTATTCGACGAGCGAAAAACTTCATCTACATAGAAAATCAGTATTTTCTAGGTAGTTCATATGGTTGGAAATCATCTGATATTAAAGTTGAGGACATTGGTGCTTTGCATCTCATACCAAAGGAGCTCTCATTGAAGATTGTTAGCAAGATTGAAGCAGTAGAGAGATTTTCTGTGTACATTGTAATTCCAATGTGGCCAGAAGGTGTTCCTGAAAGTGCTTCTGTTCAAGCTATATTAGATTGGCAAAGAAGGACTATGGAGATGATGTATTCTGacatagctgaagctcttcaaAGAAAAGGAATCAGAGCCAATCCAAGAGACTACTTGACTTTCTTTTGCCTCGGAAATCGTGAGGGGAAGAAAATGAATGAATATAGTCCTCCAGAAGCACCAGAAGCAGACAGTGATTATAGTAGAGCACAAAATTCAAGGAGATTCATGATATATGTTCATGCCAAAATGATGATAG TTGATGATGAGTACATAATCATTGGTTCTGCAAACATAAACCAAAGATCAATGGATGGTGCTAGAGACAGTGAGATTGCAATAGGTGCATTTCAACCACATCATATAGCAACCAATAATAGGCCACCAAAAGGACAAATCTATGCATTTAGACGTTCACTATGGTATGAGCATCTTGGAGATATAGGTGACACAAGTTTCTTTGAAAATCCAGAAAGTTTGAACTGCATACAGCTTGTGAATCGTTTTGCTCAGACCAATTGGGAGTTATACTCAAAAGATGCATTTGATGAACACACAACATTTCATCACCTCATGAGATATCCAATACAAGTAGCTAATAATGGAGCCATAACAATTCTTCCAGGATTTGAATATTTTCCTGATACTAAGGCTAGGATTTTAGGTTCTAAGTCTGAGTATCTTCCTCCAATTCTCACCACTTAA